The nucleotide sequence CGTTACTTGTAAATCAATTGGCTTTCCTTCTTCGACTATATGTTTTGTTTCCTTAATGTGTAAAAGTGCAGCCTTTGCTTGAAATTTCGGTCTTGCCATTTGATCGTTTTTAGTTGGTACGGGATTAGGTGATTCTTCCTTTGCATATTGTGCAGCGTTTTTTCCAATCAATCTGTAGGTTTCCAAATCTAACAATGGTGCTTGAGAAAAAATTTCTAAATTATTTAATGGTAGTAAATCTTTTTGATGGATAACAGTCGTTCCTTTAGACTGTATTCCTATTCCAATACCGGAACCACTCAACTTAGCCGCATCATGAGATATAAAAGAAACATCAGAGGTTCTCACTATACGTACTACCCTAGGCTGCAAACCTTCTTCTTCAATCCCCGCCATGATCTCTCTTAAGATACTATCGTGAGGAACGTCTA is from Alkalibacter saccharofermentans DSM 14828 and encodes:
- a CDS encoding propanediol/glycerol family dehydratase medium subunit — encoded protein: MKLIEMGNANKGSRKDEVVIGLAPAFLKYQHKSIVDVPHDSILREIMAGIEEEGLQPRVVRIVRTSDVSFISHDAAKLSGSGIGIGIQSKGTTVIHQKDLLPLNNLEIFSQAPLLDLETYRLIGKNAAQYAKEESPNPVPTKNDQMARPKFQAKAALLHIKETKHIVEEGKPIDLQVTFD